In one Mycobacteroides chelonae genomic region, the following are encoded:
- a CDS encoding DUF2561 family protein, whose translation MPAGRLAKPLEALAGPVRRSSPEAVDRMLIGLCAVIWLAFVGMLVGAIVVMTGLGEGAPGSAGPSLGIYIVIGVSLAVIIGAVPLLLRARKTAAQRTTRGPSKAVPKSKGANASGAGSVPSGPPPAEASTEKLKTFGGLADHTSHVPKDYTGPGSPAYRAAAEAASKSVVVDRLWLRATVGIAGAIGLALLAVVTGAYLLAVDSDTAAIVAFVFGGVITCAMGAIPWVTLKKLRELGAPGS comes from the coding sequence ATGCCAGCGGGTCGATTGGCCAAGCCACTGGAGGCACTTGCCGGTCCGGTGCGTCGATCCTCTCCGGAGGCCGTCGACCGGATGCTCATTGGGCTGTGCGCCGTCATCTGGCTGGCATTCGTCGGGATGTTGGTCGGCGCCATCGTTGTGATGACCGGACTGGGGGAGGGCGCGCCGGGATCGGCTGGGCCGTCGCTGGGGATCTACATCGTCATCGGGGTATCGCTGGCCGTCATCATCGGTGCCGTGCCGCTGCTACTGCGCGCCCGTAAGACGGCGGCTCAGCGCACGACGCGTGGCCCGTCAAAGGCCGTACCTAAATCCAAGGGTGCCAATGCTTCCGGGGCCGGCAGTGTGCCGTCGGGCCCGCCTCCCGCGGAGGCCTCGACCGAGAAGCTCAAGACATTCGGCGGACTGGCGGACCACACGAGCCATGTTCCGAAGGATTACACCGGGCCGGGGTCACCGGCCTATCGGGCGGCCGCCGAGGCGGCATCGAAATCAGTGGTGGTCGATCGGCTGTGGCTGCGCGCCACCGTAGGGATCGCCGGTGCGATCGGTCTGGCGCTGCTGGCGGTGGTCACCGGCGCCTATCTGCTGGCAGTGGACAGCGACACCGCGGCCATCGTCGCGTTCGTGTTCGGCGGGGTGATCACCTGCGCGATGGGTGCGATTCCGTGGGTGACCCTCAAGAAGCTGCGTGAGCTCGGTGCGCCAGGGTCTTAA
- a CDS encoding cytochrome c oxidase subunit II, producing the protein MTSRSGSRPSLLATVVLLGAASFLLSGCSVQEVLRFGWPEGITPEAHDYMAPLWTWAVVASLVVGVIVWALTFWTVAFHRHKPGDTEFPRQFGYNLPLELILTVVPFLIIAVLFYFTVVVQNKVMHKDPNPEVVVDVTAFQWNWKFGYQKVAFKDGSLNYEGADPERKKAMTSKPEGKDAHGNELVGPVRGLNREDRTYLNFDKIETVGTSSEIPVLVLPSGKSVEFQLASADVIHSFRVVPFLFTRDVMPEPKANNSDNVFQVSKILKEGAFVGRCVEMCGTYHSMMAFELRVVSPNDFKFYLEARKAGKTNAEALASIGQSPVSITTRPFDGRRGELAPADNNAAKN; encoded by the coding sequence GTGACGTCACGGTCCGGCTCACGGCCGTCCCTGCTGGCCACTGTGGTGCTGTTGGGCGCGGCGAGCTTCCTGCTCAGCGGTTGTAGCGTCCAAGAAGTGCTGCGGTTCGGGTGGCCCGAGGGAATCACCCCCGAAGCCCACGACTACATGGCTCCCCTGTGGACCTGGGCAGTCGTGGCCTCGCTGGTCGTCGGCGTCATCGTGTGGGCACTGACGTTCTGGACCGTCGCGTTCCACCGGCACAAGCCGGGCGACACCGAGTTCCCGCGCCAGTTCGGCTACAACCTGCCGCTGGAGCTCATCTTGACGGTGGTGCCCTTCCTGATCATCGCGGTGCTCTTCTACTTCACCGTCGTGGTGCAGAACAAGGTCATGCACAAGGACCCGAACCCCGAGGTCGTCGTGGACGTGACCGCCTTCCAGTGGAACTGGAAGTTCGGCTACCAGAAGGTCGCGTTCAAGGACGGCAGCCTCAACTACGAAGGCGCCGACCCGGAACGCAAGAAGGCCATGACCTCCAAGCCCGAGGGCAAGGATGCGCACGGCAACGAGCTCGTCGGCCCGGTGCGCGGCCTGAACCGTGAGGACCGCACCTACCTGAACTTCGACAAGATCGAGACCGTCGGAACCTCCTCGGAGATCCCGGTGCTGGTGCTGCCCAGCGGCAAGAGCGTCGAGTTCCAGCTGGCCTCGGCCGACGTCATCCACTCGTTCCGGGTGGTCCCGTTCCTGTTCACGCGCGACGTGATGCCCGAGCCCAAGGCCAACAACTCCGACAACGTCTTCCAGGTCAGCAAGATCCTGAAGGAAGGCGCGTTCGTGGGTCGCTGCGTCGAGATGTGCGGCACCTACCACTCGATGATGGCCTTCGAGCTGCGTGTGGTGAGCCCCAACGACTTCAAGTTCTACCTGGAAGCGCGCAAGGCGGGTAAGACCAACGCCGAGGCGCTGGCATCGATCGGGCAGTCGCCGGTCTCGATTACCACCAGGCCGTTCGACGGCCGCCGCGGAGAGCTCGCGCCGGCGGACAACAACGCGGCGAAGAACTAG
- a CDS encoding PPOX class F420-dependent oxidoreductase, protein MHEMTREQWWAFATEGTRTGMLGLVRANGAPIVTPVWFLLHEGSGGDELIFTTGTETLKGKAIRRDPRISLAVDDQRPPYSYVQFTAEARLTSDLDEMREWATRIGGRYMGAELAEDFGRRNAVPEESLVRATITKVVARAGIAD, encoded by the coding sequence ATGCACGAGATGACTCGCGAGCAATGGTGGGCCTTCGCCACCGAGGGCACCCGCACCGGGATGCTGGGGCTGGTGCGGGCCAACGGTGCGCCCATCGTGACACCGGTCTGGTTTCTGCTCCATGAGGGATCCGGCGGCGATGAGCTGATCTTCACGACGGGCACGGAAACATTGAAAGGCAAGGCCATTCGACGGGATCCGCGCATCTCGCTGGCCGTCGACGACCAGCGCCCGCCCTACTCCTACGTCCAGTTCACAGCCGAAGCGCGACTGACCAGTGATCTCGATGAGATGCGCGAATGGGCGACCAGGATCGGCGGACGCTACATGGGAGCCGAGCTGGCCGAGGATTTCGGCCGTCGCAACGCGGTTCCGGAGGAATCGCTGGTGCGCGCCACCATCACGAAAGTCGTTGCCCGCGCAGGGATCGCAGATTAA
- a CDS encoding cytochrome c oxidase subunit 4 produces the protein MHIEARLFEILTGFFALATVVYAVLTALYANGGVEWAGTTAMVMTTGLSLIISTFFRFVARRLDTRPEDYEDAEVADGAGELGFYSPHSWWPIMIALAAATTAVGVALWLPWLLAAGAVFVLSAVAGLVFEYHVGPEKH, from the coding sequence ATGCATATCGAAGCCCGACTCTTCGAGATCCTCACCGGATTCTTCGCCCTGGCCACTGTGGTCTACGCGGTGCTGACAGCCCTCTACGCCAATGGTGGTGTGGAATGGGCGGGGACCACCGCCATGGTGATGACCACGGGTCTGTCCTTGATCATCTCGACCTTCTTCCGCTTCGTGGCCCGGCGCCTGGACACCCGGCCCGAGGACTACGAAGACGCCGAGGTCGCCGACGGCGCCGGCGAGCTGGGCTTCTACAGCCCGCACAGCTGGTGGCCCATCATGATCGCGCTTGCCGCCGCCACCACCGCCGTGGGTGTGGCGCTATGGCTGCCGTGGCTGCTTGCCGCCGGTGCGGTGTTTGTTCTCAGCGCGGTCGCCGGTCTGGTCTTCGAGTACCACGTGGGCCCGGAGAAGCACTAG